One stretch of Streptomyces sp. NBC_00443 DNA includes these proteins:
- a CDS encoding response regulator transcription factor, with protein sequence MIRVLLADDQTLVREAFAMLVESAPDMEVVGQAATGREAAELARGTRADLVVMDIRMPDLDGIEATRLIAADEDLAGVRVLVLTTYDTDENIVDALRAGASGFLVKDTRPAELLDAIRTVAAGEALLSPGPTARLIERFLRSPSAPTTGGPECLSEREREVLTLVARGLNNTEIAEALGLSPLTAKTHVSRIMGKLGARDRAQLVIVAYESGMVTPGIL encoded by the coding sequence ATGATCCGCGTCCTGCTCGCGGACGACCAGACGCTCGTGCGGGAGGCGTTCGCCATGCTCGTCGAGTCGGCCCCCGACATGGAGGTCGTCGGCCAGGCGGCGACCGGCCGGGAGGCCGCGGAACTGGCCCGCGGCACCCGCGCCGACCTCGTAGTGATGGACATCCGCATGCCCGACCTCGACGGCATCGAGGCGACCCGCCTGATCGCGGCCGACGAGGACCTGGCCGGGGTGCGGGTGCTGGTCCTCACCACGTACGACACCGACGAGAACATCGTGGACGCGCTGCGCGCCGGCGCCTCCGGATTCCTCGTCAAGGACACCCGCCCGGCCGAACTCCTCGACGCCATCCGCACGGTGGCCGCGGGCGAGGCGCTCCTGTCGCCGGGGCCGACCGCACGGCTGATCGAGCGGTTCCTGCGCAGCCCCTCCGCCCCCACGACAGGCGGGCCCGAATGTCTGTCCGAACGTGAACGCGAAGTGCTGACGCTGGTCGCCCGCGGGCTCAACAACACGGAAATCGCGGAAGCATTGGGGCTCAGCCCGCTGACGGCGAAGACACACGTCAGCCGCATCATGGGGAAGCTGGGGGCCCGCGACCGGGCGCAGTTGGTCATCGTCGCCTATGAGTCAGGGATGGTGACACCGGGGATCCTGTGA
- a CDS encoding dihydrodipicolinate synthase family protein produces the protein MMIPTPLTGVIPPVCTPLTPDREVDVPSLLRLVDHLMEAGVHGLFVLGSTSEAAYLTDGQRRVVVEAVAGHVGGRLPVLAGVIDMTTPRVLDHVREVTRAGADAVVATAPFYARTHPAEIARHYRLIAAACPVPVVAYDLPAAVHVKLPGDVILDLAAEGVLAGLKDSSGDLAAFREVVIGARTRSDITGFSVLTGSELIADAALAVGADGAVPGLANVDPRGYVRLFELCRSGDWELARAEQERLCGLFGMVTVGDSGRMGGSSSALGAFKAALHLRGVIDCAATAEPQVALSTEEVERVGKFLAGAGLL, from the coding sequence ATCATGATCCCCACCCCGCTCACCGGTGTCATCCCGCCCGTCTGCACGCCCCTGACACCGGACCGCGAGGTGGACGTCCCGTCCCTGCTCAGGCTGGTCGACCACTTGATGGAGGCCGGGGTGCACGGCCTGTTCGTGCTCGGCTCGACGTCGGAGGCGGCGTATCTGACGGACGGGCAGCGGCGGGTGGTGGTGGAGGCGGTGGCCGGGCACGTCGGGGGCCGGCTCCCGGTGCTGGCCGGCGTGATCGACATGACCACGCCGAGGGTGCTGGACCACGTACGCGAGGTCACACGGGCGGGTGCGGACGCGGTGGTCGCCACAGCGCCCTTCTACGCCCGGACCCACCCCGCCGAGATCGCCCGCCACTACCGCCTGATCGCGGCCGCGTGCCCCGTCCCGGTGGTGGCGTACGACCTCCCGGCCGCCGTCCACGTGAAACTCCCCGGCGACGTCATCCTGGACCTGGCCGCCGAGGGCGTCCTGGCCGGCCTGAAGGACTCCAGCGGCGACCTCGCCGCCTTCCGCGAGGTCGTCATCGGCGCCCGCACCCGGTCCGACATCACCGGCTTCAGCGTCCTGACCGGCTCCGAACTCATCGCCGACGCCGCGCTCGCGGTGGGGGCGGACGGGGCGGTGCCGGGGCTCGCGAACGTCGACCCGCGGGGGTACGTGCGGCTCTTCGAGCTGTGCCGGTCCGGGGACTGGGAGTTGGCCCGGGCCGAGCAGGAGCGGCTGTGCGGCCTGTTCGGGATGGTGACCGTCGGGGATTCCGGGCGGATGGGGGGTAGCTCGTCGGCGTTGGGAGCCTTCAAGGCGGCGCTGCATCTGCGGGGGGTCATCGACTGCGCGGCTACGGCGGAGCCGCAGGTGGCGCTGTCGACGGAGGAGGTTGAGCGGGTGGGGAAGTTCTTGGCGGGGGCGGGGTTGTTGTAG
- a CDS encoding M4 family metallopeptidase — protein sequence MTTNGGFEPVFCTVVPPHVLDKLARNDDPALSGPARRTLMRDSELRGRRRVTTEFALAAAPTAKAPSDQPLRTIYDARHRTSLPGAKVRGEGAGPGQDATVNRAYAGLGATFDLFLKAYARHSIDGDGLPLDATVHYDENYNNAFWNGEQMVFGDGDGEIFLDFTIPIDVIGHELSHGVTQYTANLTYYGQPGALNESMSDVFGALIKQYTLGQTAAEADWLIGAGLLAPSVSGKALRSMKEPGSAYDDDVLGKDPQPATMDDYVRTGRDNGGVHINSGIPNHAFYLAATALGGNAWEKAGQVWYDVLTGGELSERAMFTDFAKLTVKAARERFGEGGEELQAVSKAWEQVGVRIQ from the coding sequence ATGACGACCAACGGGGGCTTCGAGCCCGTCTTCTGCACCGTCGTACCGCCGCACGTCCTGGACAAACTGGCCCGGAACGACGACCCGGCACTCTCCGGCCCGGCTCGCCGGACCCTGATGCGCGACAGCGAGCTGCGCGGCAGGCGCCGTGTCACGACCGAGTTCGCCCTCGCGGCCGCCCCGACGGCGAAGGCACCGTCGGACCAGCCGCTGCGCACCATCTACGACGCCCGGCACCGGACCTCCCTGCCCGGCGCCAAGGTCCGCGGTGAGGGCGCGGGCCCCGGCCAGGACGCCACGGTCAACCGCGCCTACGCCGGCCTCGGCGCCACCTTCGACCTCTTCCTCAAGGCATACGCCCGCCACTCGATCGACGGCGACGGCCTGCCCCTGGACGCCACCGTCCACTACGACGAGAACTACAACAACGCCTTCTGGAACGGCGAGCAGATGGTGTTCGGCGACGGGGACGGCGAGATCTTCCTCGACTTCACCATCCCGATCGACGTCATCGGCCACGAGCTCAGCCACGGCGTCACCCAGTACACGGCCAACCTGACCTACTACGGCCAGCCAGGCGCCCTGAACGAGTCCATGTCGGACGTCTTCGGCGCGCTGATCAAGCAGTACACGCTCGGCCAGACCGCCGCCGAGGCCGACTGGCTGATCGGCGCGGGTCTGCTGGCGCCCAGCGTCTCGGGCAAGGCCCTGCGCTCCATGAAGGAGCCGGGCAGCGCGTACGACGACGACGTCCTCGGCAAGGACCCGCAGCCCGCGACGATGGACGACTACGTCCGCACCGGCCGCGACAACGGCGGCGTCCACATCAACTCCGGCATCCCCAACCACGCCTTCTACCTGGCCGCCACCGCCCTCGGCGGCAACGCGTGGGAGAAGGCGGGACAGGTCTGGTACGACGTCCTGACCGGTGGCGAGCTGTCGGAGCGGGCCATGTTCACCGACTTCGCCAAGCTGACCGTCAAGGCCGCCCGCGAGCGCTTCGGCGAGGGCGGCGAGGAGCTCCAGGCCGTGTCGAAGGCGTGGGAGCAGGTCGGGGTGCGGATCCAGTAG
- a CDS encoding MMPL family transporter: MGAARTSTRRRRAVPWLVLGLWIAVLALASPFASKLADVQRDRAVDYLPASADSTQVAKIEDRLPGGEATEMVVVYHRDGGLSAGDRATAADQIERIAGAHRLTGEPQGIPSQDGTTLMYPVASTEPGQDEKARDELVNSVRDIAQDSDGLSVDVGGAGALATDASEVYNSLDGPLLYTTAAVVALLLILIYRSPFLWLVPLAVAGMADYLSMGVAYGLNQGFGTSVSGQSSGIMTILVFGAGTDYALLLVSRYREELRRIERPYDAMAAALKGCGPAVLASSGTVAAGLLCLLAADLNSSRGMGPLGTVGVLCALAAMLTLLPAILVLLGRRVFWPLVPRYGSTPKARRSLFTAMGSSAGRRPLTVLAGGAVLLGALALGALNLPGNLKQEDSFTSKPDAVAAMETLGKAYPERGTQPITVITREGRAAEALASIRGTDGVDSAQEGRTGNGWTEISVLATAPPQSAGETATIEVLRDKLDGSYVGGPSAEQLDLKDTNARDRLVVVPLVLLSVLLILIALLRSLVAPLILVAAVVAVWGAALGIGGLAFGPLFGFEGTDPGLGLLSFVFLVALGVDYGIFLMHRMREECLNGAEPASAALTALRTTGGVIASAGLVLAATFAVLTSMPLVPLVELGFVIAVGVLLDTFLVRTYLVTSASVALGRSMWWPGRLSRAPGGPRPPVPPKEPEPVAVSVS; this comes from the coding sequence ATGGGGGCCGCAAGGACAAGCACACGACGACGGAGGGCCGTGCCCTGGCTCGTGCTGGGGCTGTGGATCGCCGTACTGGCGCTCGCCTCGCCGTTCGCGTCGAAGCTGGCGGACGTGCAGCGGGACCGTGCCGTCGACTATCTGCCGGCGAGCGCCGACTCCACGCAGGTGGCGAAGATCGAGGACCGGCTGCCGGGTGGCGAGGCCACCGAGATGGTCGTCGTCTATCACCGGGACGGCGGGCTGAGCGCGGGTGACAGGGCGACCGCCGCCGACCAGATCGAGCGGATCGCGGGCGCGCACAGGCTCACCGGCGAACCGCAGGGCATTCCGTCCCAGGACGGCACCACCCTGATGTACCCGGTCGCCAGCACCGAACCGGGCCAGGACGAGAAGGCCCGGGACGAGCTGGTCAACTCCGTGCGGGACATCGCCCAGGACAGTGACGGACTGAGCGTCGACGTGGGAGGGGCGGGCGCGCTCGCCACGGACGCGAGCGAGGTCTACAACTCGCTCGACGGACCGCTGCTGTACACCACGGCCGCCGTGGTCGCGCTGCTGCTGATCCTCATCTACCGCAGCCCGTTCCTGTGGCTCGTCCCGCTCGCCGTCGCGGGCATGGCCGACTACCTGTCGATGGGCGTCGCCTACGGCCTCAACCAGGGGTTCGGAACGTCCGTTTCCGGCCAGAGCTCCGGGATCATGACGATCCTCGTGTTCGGGGCGGGGACCGACTACGCGCTGCTGCTCGTCTCCCGGTACCGGGAAGAACTACGGCGGATCGAGCGGCCCTACGACGCCATGGCCGCCGCGCTCAAGGGCTGCGGGCCCGCCGTGCTCGCCTCCTCCGGCACCGTCGCCGCCGGACTGCTGTGCCTGCTCGCCGCCGACCTCAACTCCAGCCGGGGCATGGGCCCCCTCGGCACCGTCGGCGTGCTGTGCGCGTTGGCCGCCATGCTGACGCTGCTGCCCGCGATCCTCGTGCTGCTCGGCCGGCGCGTGTTCTGGCCGCTGGTGCCCCGGTACGGCAGCACGCCCAAGGCCCGCCGGTCCCTGTTCACGGCGATGGGCAGCTCCGCCGGACGCCGGCCCCTGACCGTCCTCGCGGGCGGCGCGGTCCTGCTCGGCGCGCTCGCGCTCGGCGCCCTGAACCTGCCCGGCAACCTCAAGCAGGAGGACTCCTTCACCAGCAAGCCCGACGCGGTCGCCGCCATGGAGACGCTCGGCAAGGCCTACCCCGAGCGCGGCACCCAGCCCATCACCGTCATCACGCGGGAGGGCCGCGCCGCCGAGGCGCTCGCATCGATCCGCGGCACCGACGGCGTCGACAGCGCGCAGGAAGGCCGTACCGGAAACGGCTGGACGGAGATCTCCGTCCTCGCCACCGCACCGCCCCAGTCCGCCGGGGAGACCGCCACCATCGAGGTCCTGCGCGACAAGCTCGACGGCTCCTACGTCGGCGGGCCGAGTGCCGAGCAGCTCGACCTGAAGGACACCAATGCCCGCGACCGCCTGGTCGTCGTACCGCTCGTGCTGCTGTCCGTGCTGCTGATCCTCATCGCCCTGCTGCGCTCGCTCGTCGCGCCGCTGATCCTGGTGGCCGCCGTGGTCGCCGTGTGGGGCGCTGCGCTCGGCATCGGCGGGCTCGCCTTCGGGCCGCTCTTCGGCTTCGAGGGCACGGACCCGGGGCTGGGACTGCTTTCCTTCGTGTTCCTGGTGGCTCTCGGCGTCGACTACGGCATCTTCCTGATGCACCGGATGCGCGAGGAGTGCCTGAACGGCGCCGAACCGGCGTCGGCCGCGCTCACCGCGCTGCGCACCACGGGCGGCGTCATCGCCTCGGCCGGGCTCGTCCTCGCCGCCACCTTCGCGGTGCTCACCAGCATGCCGCTCGTCCCACTCGTCGAGCTGGGCTTCGTCATCGCCGTCGGCGTGCTGCTGGACACCTTCCTGGTCCGCACCTACCTGGTCACCAGCGCGAGCGTGGCACTGGGGCGCAGCATGTGGTGGCCGGGCCGGCTCTCCCGCGCTCCCGGGGGACCCCGGCCGCCGGTCCCGCCGAAGGAACCGGAGCCCGTGGCCGTCTCCGTGTCCTGA
- a CDS encoding sialidase family protein: MAILRRSLSRTYLVTAVLLTTPLVATGNASAGEAGCTSSVPYVSGEGGYDTYRIPATITTPRGTVLAFAEGRHDGAGDTGDIDVVLRRSLDGGCTWGPQAVVASGDGDTRGNPAPVVDPRTGAVVLVTSYNSGDVTEAQIMRGEATPEQSRRVFVQRSADDGRHFSSPRDITGQVKPSNWRWYATGPGHAIALRRGPHAGRLVVPSNHSAAPAPGSGDTGQEPRYYGAHAIYSDDGGRTWRMGFVDDSYDGFSNANESTAAELPDGRLYFNSRDQHGTSAGNRLDSHSSDGGETLDRPYTVQPALNEVPVVEGSVLQLAGSRGALLFSGPSVPTVRQSMAVWRSADGGATFTKALTLSQQRAGYSDLVPLGRRVVGILYETGAEGTYETIEFRRLPTAELG; the protein is encoded by the coding sequence ATGGCCATCCTGAGGCGCTCACTCAGTCGTACGTACCTAGTCACCGCAGTACTCCTGACCACCCCACTGGTCGCGACCGGCAACGCCTCGGCGGGGGAAGCCGGCTGCACGTCCTCCGTGCCGTACGTCTCGGGCGAGGGCGGCTACGACACCTACCGCATCCCGGCGACGATCACGACCCCGCGCGGCACGGTCCTGGCCTTCGCCGAGGGCCGGCACGACGGGGCGGGCGACACCGGCGACATCGATGTCGTCCTCAGACGCTCCCTCGACGGCGGCTGCACCTGGGGCCCGCAGGCCGTGGTCGCCTCGGGGGACGGGGACACGCGGGGTAACCCCGCCCCCGTGGTCGATCCGCGCACCGGCGCGGTCGTGCTGGTCACCTCCTACAACAGCGGGGACGTGACGGAGGCGCAGATCATGCGGGGCGAGGCGACGCCGGAGCAGAGCCGGCGGGTGTTCGTCCAGCGCAGCGCGGACGACGGCCGCCACTTCTCGTCCCCGCGGGACATCACGGGCCAGGTGAAGCCGTCGAACTGGCGCTGGTACGCCACCGGGCCCGGTCACGCGATCGCGCTGCGGCGCGGTCCGCATGCGGGGCGGCTGGTCGTCCCGTCGAACCACTCGGCCGCGCCGGCGCCGGGGTCCGGGGACACCGGGCAGGAGCCCAGGTACTACGGCGCCCATGCCATCTACAGCGACGACGGCGGGCGTACCTGGCGCATGGGCTTCGTCGACGACTCGTACGACGGTTTCAGCAACGCGAACGAGTCCACCGCGGCCGAACTTCCCGACGGCAGGCTGTACTTCAACTCCCGGGATCAGCACGGCACGAGTGCCGGGAACCGGCTCGACAGTCACTCCAGTGACGGCGGGGAGACGTTGGACCGGCCGTACACGGTTCAGCCGGCGCTGAACGAGGTGCCGGTGGTGGAGGGCAGCGTCCTCCAACTCGCGGGTTCTCGGGGTGCGTTGCTGTTCTCCGGTCCCTCCGTGCCCACTGTGCGCCAATCGATGGCTGTGTGGCGGAGTGCGGATGGTGGGGCGACCTTCACGAAGGCGCTGACGCTGTCTCAGCAGCGGGCGGGGTACTCGGATCTGGTGCCGTTGGGGCGGCGGGTGGTCGGGATTCTGTACGAGACGGGTGCGGAGGGGACGTACGAGACGATCGAGTTCCGCAGGCTGCCGACGGCGGAGCTGGGGTAG
- a CDS encoding TerB family tellurite resistance protein codes for MLPGRGQDGRAARLARILGTRTAWSAVGDGEFFCPGCGGDRNFQRLTGHRRFTLLGVPVLPRGETAPVVECAACRRHFGTDVLDHPTTTRFSAMLRDAVHTVALAVLAAGGTCARPSLEAAAATVRAAGFDDCTEEQLNALVEALAADTGRVFSEPCGAGLAIELHEALDPLAPHLAPPGRESILLQGARIALADGPYTPAERDVLATVGSALTICAEDVTRLLAAAARTPS; via the coding sequence GTGCTGCCAGGACGGGGACAAGACGGCCGTGCCGCCAGGCTTGCGCGCATTCTGGGCACCCGCACCGCATGGTCGGCCGTCGGTGACGGCGAGTTCTTCTGCCCGGGCTGCGGGGGTGACCGCAACTTCCAGCGGCTGACCGGGCACCGCCGCTTCACCCTGCTCGGTGTGCCGGTCCTGCCGCGCGGCGAGACCGCCCCGGTCGTGGAGTGTGCGGCCTGCCGGCGTCACTTCGGCACCGACGTCCTCGACCACCCCACCACCACCCGCTTCTCCGCGATGCTCCGTGACGCCGTCCACACCGTCGCCCTCGCGGTGCTGGCCGCAGGCGGCACCTGTGCCCGTCCGTCCCTGGAGGCCGCCGCGGCCACGGTGCGGGCCGCCGGCTTCGACGACTGCACGGAGGAGCAGCTCAACGCCCTGGTCGAGGCCCTGGCGGCGGACACCGGGCGCGTGTTCTCCGAGCCCTGCGGTGCCGGACTGGCCATAGAGCTCCACGAGGCCCTGGACCCCCTCGCCCCGCACCTCGCGCCGCCCGGCCGGGAGTCGATCCTGCTCCAGGGGGCGCGCATCGCCCTGGCCGACGGCCCCTACACCCCGGCCGAGCGAGACGTCCTCGCGACGGTCGGCTCCGCGCTCACCATCTGCGCGGAGGACGTGACGAGGCTGCTGGCCGCGGCGGCACGGACGCCGTCGTAG
- a CDS encoding ABC transporter ATP-binding protein: MNALVELSDAHVVHRARSGGLFSRDKVYALTGADLVIAPGETLGVVGESGCGKSTLAKVLVGVQRPTTGTVALRGRDLWTMSPAERRTAVGAGIGMIFQDPSTALNRRLTVRQILRDPLDVHDRGTRSEREDRVRELMSLVGLPRALTDALPGQLSGGQRQRVAIARALALDPDLVVADEPTSALDVSVRAQILNLLLDLKERLGLALVFVSHDIQTVRRMSDRVITMYLGRIVEEAPATGVTDGSRHPYTRALFSATPGLLDPIDPIPLVGPVPSATRPPSGCPFRTRCWKADEVCAEAMPDFSAASTPEHRYRCHHPVEEGEATRDLVRQSHSSREP; the protein is encoded by the coding sequence GTGAACGCGCTGGTGGAGCTCTCGGACGCGCACGTCGTGCACAGGGCGCGCAGCGGCGGTCTGTTCAGCCGGGACAAGGTGTACGCCCTGACCGGCGCCGATCTCGTCATCGCGCCCGGCGAGACGCTGGGCGTGGTCGGCGAGTCGGGGTGCGGCAAGTCGACGCTGGCGAAGGTGCTGGTGGGCGTGCAGCGCCCGACCACGGGGACGGTGGCCCTGCGGGGCCGTGACCTGTGGACGATGTCACCGGCCGAACGCAGGACCGCGGTGGGCGCCGGCATCGGGATGATCTTCCAGGACCCGTCGACGGCACTGAACAGGCGTCTGACGGTCCGGCAGATACTGCGGGACCCGCTGGACGTGCACGACCGGGGCACGAGGAGCGAACGCGAGGACCGGGTACGGGAGCTGATGTCCTTGGTCGGCCTCCCGCGCGCCCTCACGGACGCCCTTCCCGGCCAGCTCTCCGGCGGCCAGCGCCAACGCGTGGCCATCGCCCGCGCGCTGGCTCTGGACCCCGACCTGGTGGTGGCGGACGAGCCGACGAGCGCGCTGGACGTGTCGGTGCGGGCGCAGATCCTGAACCTCCTCCTCGACCTGAAGGAACGGCTGGGCCTCGCCCTGGTCTTCGTCTCGCACGACATCCAGACGGTACGCCGGATGAGCGACCGCGTGATCACGATGTACCTGGGCCGGATCGTCGAGGAGGCCCCGGCGACCGGGGTCACCGACGGCTCCCGGCACCCGTACACCCGTGCCCTCTTCTCCGCGACCCCCGGCCTGCTCGACCCCATCGACCCGATCCCGCTGGTCGGTCCGGTCCCCTCCGCGACACGGCCGCCGAGCGGGTGCCCCTTCCGTACGCGATGCTGGAAGGCGGACGAGGTGTGCGCCGAGGCGATGCCGGACTTCTCGGCCGCGTCGACGCCCGAGCACCGTTACAGGTGCCACCATCCAGTGGAGGAGGGCGAGGCCACGCGCGACCTCGTACGACAGAGCCACAGTTCCAGGGAGCCTTGA
- the leuA gene encoding 2-isopropylmalate synthase, translated as MANRQQPSSMPIHKYGRYDQVDIPDRTWPQQRVTTAPRWLSTDLRDGNQALIDPMSPERKRRMFDQLVKMGYKEIEVGFPASGQTDFDFVRSIIEEPGAIPDDVTISVLTQAREDLIERTVESLKGAKRATVHLYNATAPVFRRVVFRGSKDDIKQIAVDGTRLVVEYAEKLLGPETEFGYQYSPEIFTDTELDFALEVCEAVMDVYQPGPGREIILNLPATVERSTPSTHADRFEWMHRNLSRREHVVLSVHPHNDRGTAVAAAELALMAGADRIEGCLFGQGERTGNVDLVTLGMNLFSQGVDPQIDFSDIDEIRRTWEYCNQMEVHPRHPYVGDLVYTSFSGSHQDAIKKGFDAMEADAAAKGVTVDDVEWAVPYLPIDPKDVGRSYEAVIRVNSQSGKGGIAYVLKNDHKLDLPRRMQIEFSKLIQAKTDAEGGEVTGGDIWAVFQDEYLPNPQNPWGRIQVKNGQSTTDTDGVDTLKVEATVDGVDTVLSGTGNGPISAFFDALQSIGIDVRLLDYQEHTMSEGASAQAASYIECAIDGTVLWGIGIDANTTRASLKAVVSAVNRAGRSAGGHR; from the coding sequence ATGGCGAACCGCCAGCAGCCCAGTTCCATGCCGATCCACAAGTACGGCCGCTACGATCAGGTCGACATCCCGGACCGCACCTGGCCCCAGCAGCGTGTCACCACCGCCCCCCGCTGGCTCTCCACCGATCTGCGTGACGGCAACCAGGCCCTGATCGACCCGATGTCGCCCGAGCGCAAGCGCCGGATGTTCGACCAGCTGGTCAAGATGGGCTACAAGGAGATCGAGGTCGGCTTCCCGGCGTCGGGCCAGACGGACTTCGACTTCGTGCGGTCGATCATCGAGGAACCCGGGGCCATCCCCGACGACGTCACCATCTCCGTACTGACCCAGGCCCGCGAGGACCTGATCGAGCGGACCGTGGAGTCGCTGAAGGGCGCCAAGCGGGCCACCGTCCACCTGTACAACGCCACCGCCCCCGTCTTCCGCCGGGTGGTGTTCCGCGGCTCCAAGGACGACATCAAGCAGATCGCCGTCGACGGCACGCGGCTGGTCGTCGAGTACGCGGAGAAGCTGCTGGGTCCGGAGACGGAGTTCGGCTACCAGTACAGCCCCGAGATCTTCACCGACACCGAGCTGGACTTCGCGCTGGAGGTCTGCGAGGCGGTGATGGACGTCTACCAGCCCGGTCCCGGCCGCGAGATCATCCTCAACCTGCCCGCCACGGTGGAGCGTTCGACGCCGTCCACGCACGCGGACCGCTTCGAGTGGATGCACCGCAACCTGTCCCGCCGCGAGCATGTCGTCCTGTCGGTCCACCCGCACAACGACCGCGGTACGGCCGTCGCCGCCGCCGAGCTGGCGCTGATGGCCGGCGCCGACCGCATCGAGGGCTGCCTGTTCGGGCAGGGCGAGCGCACCGGCAACGTCGACCTGGTCACCCTGGGCATGAACCTGTTCTCGCAGGGCGTCGACCCGCAGATCGACTTCTCCGACATCGACGAGATCCGTCGTACGTGGGAGTACTGCAACCAGATGGAGGTCCACCCGCGCCACCCGTACGTGGGCGACCTGGTCTACACGTCCTTCTCCGGCTCCCACCAGGACGCCATCAAGAAGGGCTTCGACGCCATGGAGGCCGACGCGGCCGCGAAGGGCGTCACCGTCGACGACGTCGAGTGGGCCGTGCCCTACCTGCCGATCGACCCGAAGGACGTCGGCCGCTCCTACGAGGCCGTCATCCGCGTCAACTCGCAGTCCGGCAAGGGCGGTATCGCGTACGTCCTGAAGAACGACCACAAGCTGGACCTGCCGCGCCGGATGCAGATCGAGTTCTCCAAGCTCATCCAGGCGAAGACGGACGCCGAGGGCGGCGAGGTCACCGGTGGTGACATCTGGGCGGTCTTCCAGGACGAGTACCTGCCGAACCCGCAGAACCCGTGGGGTCGGATCCAGGTCAAGAACGGTCAGTCGACGACGGACACGGACGGCGTGGACACGCTGAAGGTGGAGGCGACGGTCGACGGCGTCGACACCGTCCTGTCCGGTACCGGCAACGGTCCGATCTCGGCCTTCTTCGACGCCCTGCAGTCCATCGGCATCGACGTACGGCTGCTGGACTACCAGGAGCACACGATGAGCGAGGGTGCGTCGGCGCAGGCCGCCTCGTACATCGAGTGCGCGATCGACGGCACGGTCCTGTGGGGGATCGGGATCGACGCGAACACCACGCGTGCGTCGCTGAAGGCGGTCGTGTCTGCGGTCAACCGGGCGGGGCGCTCCGCTGGGGGACACCGGTAG
- a CDS encoding sensor histidine kinase has protein sequence MNSVQATTTAHRSRIGERAMAAINRNPLTAPHRTRNDALLALAWAALATVMALLGDPERRPDALGWTLLLAAHVPLVWRRHRPLLVLLAVMVCIAPYHALENNHAAPIFATMVVLYTVAATGTVRRTLLTGAAVLGVTLVLNALTNPDGTVEILRISGWVFAFLFCGIDVRYYRQYVAAIVERAERAERTREEEARRRVAEERLRIARDLHDLLAHSITLIGVQTSVAAHVLAADPGRLNREAIAKSLDDIAGTCRTARGELRTTLELLREQGAVGEARGPLPGLDGVPDLVEAARLAGARVASEVRVREAPPAVGAAVYRIVQEALTNVVRHAGPEPAVRVELYEEQGALHVSVTDDGSRPAPGSTTSVPGYGLVGMRERARSVGGTLDAGPGDKGGFRVSAVLPVGSDGGGQR, from the coding sequence ATGAACTCCGTGCAGGCAACCACGACGGCCCATCGGTCCCGCATCGGCGAGCGGGCCATGGCAGCGATCAACCGCAATCCCCTGACCGCCCCGCACCGCACCCGCAACGACGCACTGCTGGCCCTGGCATGGGCCGCTCTCGCCACGGTCATGGCCCTGCTCGGCGACCCCGAACGGCGCCCCGACGCGCTCGGCTGGACCCTGCTGCTCGCCGCCCACGTGCCCCTGGTGTGGCGGCGCCACCGGCCGTTGCTGGTGCTGCTCGCGGTGATGGTCTGCATCGCCCCGTACCACGCCCTGGAGAACAACCACGCCGCGCCCATCTTCGCGACCATGGTGGTGCTGTACACGGTCGCGGCGACCGGCACGGTGCGCCGCACGCTGCTCACCGGCGCCGCCGTCCTCGGCGTGACACTGGTCCTCAACGCCCTCACCAACCCCGACGGGACGGTGGAGATCCTGCGGATCTCCGGCTGGGTCTTCGCGTTCCTCTTCTGCGGCATCGACGTGCGCTACTACCGTCAGTACGTCGCCGCCATCGTCGAACGAGCCGAGCGCGCCGAACGCACCCGCGAGGAGGAGGCCCGCCGCCGGGTCGCCGAGGAGCGCCTGCGCATCGCCCGCGACCTGCACGACCTGCTCGCCCACAGCATCACGCTCATCGGCGTGCAGACATCGGTGGCCGCGCACGTCCTGGCCGCCGACCCCGGGCGGCTGAACCGCGAGGCGATCGCCAAGTCGCTCGACGACATCGCCGGGACCTGCCGCACGGCCCGCGGCGAGCTCCGTACGACACTGGAACTCCTGCGCGAGCAGGGCGCGGTGGGCGAGGCGCGCGGCCCGCTGCCCGGGCTGGACGGGGTGCCGGACCTGGTGGAGGCGGCGCGGCTGGCCGGCGCGCGGGTGGCGTCGGAGGTGCGGGTGCGGGAGGCGCCGCCCGCCGTCGGGGCGGCCGTGTACCGGATCGTGCAGGAGGCGCTGACGAACGTCGTCCGGCACGCGGGGCCCGAACCCGCCGTACGCGTCGAGCTGTACGAGGAGCAGGGCGCCCTGCACGTGTCCGTCACCGACGACGGCAGCCGCCCCGCCCCCGGCTCCACCACATCCGTCCCCGGCTACGGCCTCGTCGGCATGCGGGAGCGGGCCCGCAGTGTGGGTGGCACACTCGACGCCGGGCCGGGCGACAAGGGGGGTTTCCGGGTGAGCGCCGTACTGCCTGTCGGGAGCGACGGGGGAGGACAGAGATGA